The Oscillospiraceae bacterium genome contains a region encoding:
- the vanZ gene encoding VanZ family protein, translating to MNRKLKPWVSVLFLIYLALLIWIILFKLQFSISDLDALRSVNLIPFHYDNEVGAGFHIKEVLENLLIFIPMGIYLQMLLPESRFHVKLVIIAGSSLLLETAQYILAVGRSDITDLLTNTTGGLLGIALYGIMVRLLKNRARADKLFFILAVITSAAIVGLLALLLLAN from the coding sequence ATGAACAGGAAATTGAAACCATGGGTGTCAGTTCTTTTCTTGATTTATCTGGCACTTTTGATCTGGATTATACTATTTAAACTGCAATTTTCTATCAGCGATCTGGACGCTCTGCGAAGTGTGAACCTGATCCCGTTCCACTACGATAATGAAGTCGGTGCGGGATTCCACATAAAAGAAGTGCTGGAGAATCTTCTGATCTTTATCCCTATGGGAATCTATTTACAGATGCTTTTGCCAGAAAGCAGATTCCATGTAAAGCTGGTTATTATCGCTGGATCGAGTTTATTACTGGAAACGGCTCAATATATCCTTGCCGTAGGCCGTTCTGACATTACCGACTTGCTTACTAACACCACGGGCGGCCTTTTAGGAATTGCTTTATATGGCATTATGGTCCGGCTGCTCAAAAACAGGGCCAGAGCGGACAAATTGTTTTTTATTCTTGCTGTAATCACAAGTGCTGCTATCGTTGGCTTACTGGCGCTTCTTTTGCTTGCGAATTGA
- a CDS encoding transposase, producing the protein MDYRQYRRARRLVHECCNYDGGNCIALDDGEECVCVQSISYSLLCRWFRAAVLPLDKELETALLYRLDAKRCAVCGALFRPGSNRAKYCPDCAVTMKRIRAAARKRKQRAKCHALGAEKAL; encoded by the coding sequence ATGGACTACCGGCAATACCGGCGCGCGCGGCGGCTGGTGCATGAGTGCTGTAATTATGACGGTGGCAACTGTATTGCATTAGACGATGGAGAGGAATGTGTCTGTGTCCAGAGCATTTCCTACTCCCTGCTGTGCCGGTGGTTCCGGGCGGCGGTACTGCCGCTGGACAAGGAACTGGAAACTGCCCTGCTTTACCGGCTGGACGCGAAGCGGTGTGCCGTATGCGGGGCGTTGTTCCGGCCCGGTTCCAACCGCGCCAAATACTGCCCGGACTGCGCCGTTACCATGAAACGGATCAGGGCCGCCGCGCGCAAGCGGAAACAAAGGGCGAAATGTCACGCTTTAGGGGCTGAAAAAGCCTTGTAA
- a CDS encoding AbrB family transcriptional regulator has protein sequence MLANTFVDNAKVMAKGQVTIPKDIREVLGVASGDRITFIVEGNTVRIVNSAVYAMQVLQKEMAGEAERAGLTSDDDVMALVKELRNEDENA, from the coding sequence ATGTTAGCAAATACGTTTGTAGACAATGCAAAAGTCATGGCAAAGGGGCAGGTCACAATTCCGAAAGATATTCGGGAAGTCCTCGGCGTGGCAAGTGGTGATCGCATTACGTTTATCGTTGAGGGAAACACCGTCCGCATTGTCAATTCTGCTGTCTACGCCATGCAGGTGCTTCAAAAGGAGATGGCTGGAGAAGCGGAACGCGCTGGCTTGACCTCCGATGATGATGTCATGGCGCTTGTGAAAGAATTGAGAAATGAGGACGAGAACGCATGA
- a CDS encoding ABC transporter ATP-binding protein, translating into MELKMEHISKKFKDKTAVDDVSLTLTTGVWGLLGANGAGKTTLMRMIADIMTPSSGNIYFDGTDIHKMGKDYRSLFGFLPQDFGYSRDFTVKDYLEYIAALKDVPARETTKKIDYLLNILTLSDVKRKKISKLSGGMKRRVGIAQAMLNDPKILVMDEPTAGLDPGERVRFRNFISEFSHDRIVLISTHIVSDIEYIATRNAIMKDGKIIDVGTTDELVKQIEGKVWTCTIPDRDLGQYEMRLRIINQRGEDNNQVSVRYLSDKSEIEGSTTISPRLEDLYLWLFPQADYEKEGN; encoded by the coding sequence ATGGAATTAAAAATGGAACACATAAGCAAGAAGTTTAAGGATAAGACCGCTGTTGATGATGTCAGTCTTACTCTGACAACCGGCGTATGGGGGCTGCTGGGTGCAAACGGAGCGGGAAAGACCACCCTCATGCGTATGATTGCGGATATTATGACACCGAGCAGCGGAAACATCTATTTTGACGGAACCGACATTCACAAGATGGGAAAAGACTACCGCAGCCTTTTCGGATTTTTGCCGCAGGATTTTGGATATTCCCGTGATTTTACCGTCAAAGATTATCTGGAATACATTGCTGCTCTGAAAGATGTACCGGCTCGCGAAACGACTAAGAAGATTGACTATCTGCTGAATATCTTAACCCTTTCCGATGTGAAAAGGAAAAAGATTTCCAAGCTATCCGGTGGGATGAAGCGCCGTGTAGGGATTGCGCAGGCTATGTTGAATGACCCCAAAATCCTTGTGATGGATGAACCAACGGCCGGGCTTGATCCGGGAGAGCGGGTACGGTTCCGAAATTTTATCTCCGAGTTTTCCCATGACCGGATCGTATTGATCTCTACCCATATCGTTTCTGACATTGAGTATATCGCAACAAGAAATGCAATTATGAAAGATGGAAAGATTATTGATGTGGGGACAACAGACGAACTTGTGAAACAAATTGAGGGAAAAGTCTGGACTTGTACCATACCAGATAGAGATTTGGGTCAGTATGAGATGCGTTTACGCATCATCAACCAGCGCGGAGAAGATAACAACCAAGTGTCTGTTCGGTATCTGTCTGATAAATCAGAAATTGAGGGATCTACTACTATATCGCCGCGTCTTGAGGACTTGTATCTTTGGCTATTTCCGCAGGCGGACTATGAAAAGGAGGGAAATTGA
- a CDS encoding vancomycin resistance histidine kinase VanS has protein sequence MRNKKTITKRRLGLHLYLSLFLYAVVGLGLTLFLEYAFSKSDSTILSWFHWRSDVIFIVYLIIGFICIFNYFWNKPWGYLDEVISATQTVYEESDQPVELSDPLKESERQLNQIKMSVLLSRQAAKQAEDKKNEIIMYLAHDIRTPLTTVIGYLSLLHEAPDMPELQKEKYVKVALDKADRLEKLLNELFEITKYNAHTVSLKKETVDLHCLFAQIIDEIYPSLSTNGNTITITADDDLSVNADPEKLARVFSNLLKNAAAYSYPQTEITIEAKKQGDCVRIVFKNHGKTIQPEQLAGIFEKFNRLDEARLSDTGGAGLGLSIAEEIIHLHSGTITVTSENETISFVVILPVSA, from the coding sequence ATGCGAAACAAAAAAACGATTACAAAAAGACGGCTAGGACTGCATTTATATTTGTCGCTGTTCTTGTATGCTGTGGTAGGTTTGGGACTAACTTTGTTTCTGGAATATGCGTTCTCAAAATCTGACAGCACCATTTTGTCATGGTTTCATTGGCGGTCAGATGTCATTTTTATTGTCTATTTAATCATCGGCTTTATCTGCATTTTTAATTACTTTTGGAACAAGCCCTGGGGATATCTGGATGAGGTCATTTCTGCAACACAAACCGTTTATGAGGAAAGCGATCAGCCGGTGGAATTATCAGACCCGCTGAAAGAATCCGAGCGGCAGTTAAACCAGATCAAGATGTCCGTTTTATTAAGCAGGCAGGCCGCAAAGCAAGCCGAGGACAAAAAGAATGAGATTATCATGTATCTGGCCCATGATATTCGCACACCATTGACAACCGTGATCGGTTATCTGAGCCTGCTCCATGAGGCACCAGATATGCCCGAACTACAGAAAGAAAAGTATGTCAAGGTTGCACTGGATAAGGCTGACCGGCTGGAAAAACTGCTAAATGAGCTTTTTGAAATTACCAAATACAATGCACACACTGTTTCATTAAAGAAAGAAACCGTAGACCTGCATTGCCTGTTTGCACAGATAATAGATGAAATATACCCGTCTCTTTCTACAAACGGCAATACAATCACCATTACAGCGGATGATGATTTATCCGTAAATGCCGACCCGGAAAAACTGGCGCGGGTTTTTAGTAATCTCCTGAAAAATGCGGCAGCATACAGCTACCCACAGACAGAGATTACAATAGAAGCAAAGAAGCAGGGAGACTGTGTTCGGATTGTCTTTAAAAATCATGGAAAGACAATTCAACCGGAGCAGCTTGCAGGCATATTTGAAAAATTCAACCGTCTGGACGAAGCCCGGCTTTCCGATACAGGAGGTGCAGGGCTGGGACTTTCGATTGCGGAAGAAATTATACATCTGCATAGTGGAACGATTACTGTTACCAGTGAAAATGAGACGATTTCTTTTGTGGTCATACTCCCCGTTTCCGCTTAG